GTGAGGCCGTGCCCGCCCTAGGAGGCCCCGCCCGTCATGAGTCCCTTCACCGGCTCCGCCGCCCCCACCTCCGACTGGCGGCACCTGCGCGTCGAGCGCGCCGACGGCGTCGCCACCGTCACCCTCGCCCGCCCCGACAAACTCAACGCCCTCACCTTCGAGGCCTACGCCGACCTGCGCGACCTGCTCGCGGAACTGTCCCGGGAGCGGTCCGTACGCGCCCTGGTGCTGGCCGGCGAGGGCCGCGGCTTCTGCTCCGGCGGCGACGTCGACGAGATCATCGGCGCGACGCTGTCCATGGACACCGCCCAGCTGCTGGACTTCAACCGGATGACCGGCCAGGTGGTGCGCGCGGTACGGGAGTGCCCGTTCCCGGTGATCGCCGCGCTGCACGGCGTCGCCGCGGGCGCGGGCGCGGTCCTCGCGCTGGCCGCCGACTTCCGCGTCGCCGACCCGTCCGCCCGCTTCGCCTTCCTCTTCACCCGCGTCGGCCTCTCCGGCGGCGACATGGGCGCCGCGTACCTGCTGCCCCGCGTCGTCGGCCTCGGCCACGCCACCCGGCTGCTGATGCTCGGCGACACGGTGCGGGCGCCCGAGGCCGAGCGCATCGGCCTGATCAGCGAGCTGACCGACGAGGGCCGCGCCGACGAGGCCGCCCACGCCCTCGCCCACCGCCTCGCCGACGGCCCCGCCCTCGCGCACGCCCAGACCAAGGCCCTCCTCACCGCCGAGCTGGACATGCCCCTGGCCACGGCGATCGAACTGGACGCCTCCACCCAGGCCCTCCTGATGACCGGCGAGGACTACGCGGAATTCCACGCGTCGTTCACGGAGAAACGCCCTCCGAAGTGGCGAGGGAGGTAGAGGTGTTCTCGGCGCAGGGGAGCATGCCGGCCCGAGGGGCGCGGGACCGTGTCGATTTGCGGCTCCGCCGCGGGGCGCGACCAGCCACGACGGCGCCGCACTCGCCCGCGAAGGCAGGTCACCCCTTGAACGTGGCGATCGTCGGCGGAGGCCCCGGCGGCCTCTACGCCGCCGCCCTCCTCAAACGCCTCGCCCCCCACCGCGAGATCACCGTCTACGAACGCAACGCCCCCGACGACACCTTCGGCTTCGGAGTCGTCCTCTCCGACGAAACCCTCGGCGGCATCGAACACGCCGACGCGGACGTCTACGCCGCCC
The Streptomyces sp. NBC_01723 genome window above contains:
- a CDS encoding enoyl-CoA hydratase family protein; the encoded protein is MSPFTGSAAPTSDWRHLRVERADGVATVTLARPDKLNALTFEAYADLRDLLAELSRERSVRALVLAGEGRGFCSGGDVDEIIGATLSMDTAQLLDFNRMTGQVVRAVRECPFPVIAALHGVAAGAGAVLALAADFRVADPSARFAFLFTRVGLSGGDMGAAYLLPRVVGLGHATRLLMLGDTVRAPEAERIGLISELTDEGRADEAAHALAHRLADGPALAHAQTKALLTAELDMPLATAIELDASTQALLMTGEDYAEFHASFTEKRPPKWRGR